The Ictidomys tridecemlineatus isolate mIctTri1 chromosome 6, mIctTri1.hap1, whole genome shotgun sequence genome includes a region encoding these proteins:
- the LOC101961531 gene encoding glycosylation-dependent cell adhesion molecule 1 — MKLFTVLLLASLASTSLAILHESEEEIPVKTQVTNDFPASQFASNNHPRKASISSEDLPMEPFIFSEELISKENVVIKSTRPMSQTPEILHPVLQGDSSKSSIEEATEFTPTAATTSEGKLTKFGNKMGKDLKKAIKGILDYLKSLIPDANDVMRP, encoded by the exons ATGAAGCTCTTCACTGTCCTGCTGCTGGCCAGCCTGGCCTCCACCTCTCTGGCCATCCTTCATG AGTCAGAAGAAGAAATCCCCGTGAAGACTCAAGTCACCAATGACT TCCCAGCTTCCCAGTTTGCTTCGAACAACCATCCCAGGAAAGCCTCTATCTCCAGTGAGGACCTCCCCATGGAGCCTTTCATCTTCAGTGAAGAGCTGATTTCCAAAGAGAATGTGGTGATAAAATCCACCAGACCAATGAGTCAAACACCTGAAATCCTTCATCCCGTACTCCAAGGGGACAGTTCCAAAAGTTCCATAGAAGAGGCAACAGAATTCACTCCTACTGCTG CAACCACCTCGGAGGGAAAACTGACCAAGTTTGGCAATAAAATGGGGAAGGATCTGAAGAAAGCAATCAAAGGAATCTTGGACTATCTGAAAAGCCTGATACCTGATGCCAATGATGTCATGAGGCCCTGA